In the genome of Candidatus Phytoplasma solani, the window AAAAGAAAGTGGGTGTATTATTTTGTCTCGCAAAGGACATATTAAAAAACGTGATGTTAATCCCGATCCGATTTATAATTCAAAATTAGTAACAAAAACAATCAACACTATTATGGAAGATGGTAAAAAAGGAAAAGCTCAAAGTATTTTTTATCAAGCTTTAAAGCAAGTAAAAAGCACAACACAAAGAGATCCTTTAGAGGTTTTTCACGAAGCATTAAACAATATTATGCCTGTTTTGGAAGTGCGCACTCGTCGAGTTGGTGGTCAAAATTGTCAAATACCTTCCGAAGTTAATCCAGAAAGGCGTCAATCTTTAGGTTTAAGATGGCTTGTTAAATTTACTAAACAACGCAATGAAAAAACCATAGAAGAAAAACTTGCTAAAGAAATAGTAGATGCTTCTTCAGGACATGGAGTATCGGTTAAAAAAAGAGAAGAAACGCATCGTATAGCTGAAGCTAACAAAGCTTTTGCTCATTATCGTTGGTGATGTTTGACATTTATAGGAGAATAAAAGATGGTTCGTCAATTTACTTTAGAAAAAACTCGCAATATTGGTATTATTGCTCATATTGATGCAGGAAAAACCACCACTACTGAAAGGATTTTATTTCATACTGGTAAAATTCATAAAATTGGAGAAACTCATGATGGTGCTTCTCAAATGGATTGGATGGAACAAGAGCAAGAAAGAGGAATCACCATTACTTCAGCTGCCACAACAGCTTTTTGGAAAGATCACCGTATTAATATTATTGATACCCCTGGTCACGTCGATTTTACAGTTGAAGTCTCTCGTTCTTTAAGGGTTTTAGATGGTGCAGTAACTGTTATTGATGCTCAAGCGGGAGTTGAACCACAAACTGAAACTGTGTGGCGTCAAGCAACCGAATATAAAGTTCCAAGAATTATTTTTGTTAATAAAATGGATAAAGTAGGTGCTAATTTTGCTTATGCCATCGAAACACTTAATCAAAAATTGGGAGTGCATGCAAACCCTATTCAATGGCCGATTGGATCTGAAAATGATTTTACTGGAATTATTGATTTAGTTCAATTAATTGCTTTTGAATATGATAATTCTCCCGAAGAAAAAGGAAAAAAGATTGAAATTCCTTCTCATTTGAAATTAATTGCCGAAACAAAAAGAAACGAATTAATCGAAGCTTTATCTAATTTAGATGAGGAATTGATGATTCTTTATTTAGAAGAAAAACCAATTACAGTTGAAATCTTAAAAAAAGCCATTCGTAAAGCTACTTTACAAGCTTCTTTTTTTCCGGTTTTGTGTGGTTCGTCTTTCAAAAATAAAGGTATTGTTAAAATGCTTGATGCTGTAGTTGATTATCTACCAGCTCCTTGTGATGTGGTACCAATTGTAGGATTCGATGATCAAAATCAAAAAATAACTCGGCTAAATTCAGATAAAGAACCCTTTACCGCTTTAGCTTTTAAAGTGATGACAGATCCTTATGTTGGTAAATTAACTTTTTTCCGGATTTATGCAGGAATAATCAAAGCTGGTTCTTATGTTTTTAACACCACTAAAGGAATTAAAGAACGTTTCGGACGTTTACTTCAAATGCATGCTAATTCTCGTGAAGAAATTAAAGAAGCTTATACAGGCGATATTTTGGCGGTTATTGGTTTAAAAGGTACTACAACAGGAGATACCCTAGCAGCTGAAGGACAAACCATTGTTTTAGAATCAATGAATTTCCCGGAACCAGTTATTGAAATTGCAGTAGAACCAAAAACTAAAGCTGATCAAGATAAAATGGGGATTGCTTTGTCTAAATTAGCTGAGGAAGATCCTACTTTTAAAGTTTTTTCTAATCATGAAACCGGACAAACTATTATTGCAGGAATGGGTGAACTTCATTTAGATATTATTATAGAGCGTCTTAAAAGAGAATTTAAAGTTCAAGCTAATACAACAGAACCTCAAGTAGCTTATCGCGAAACTATTACCCAAGAAACTGAAACCGAAGGAAAATTCATTCGTCAATCTGGTGGACGCGGTCAATACGGTCATGTTTGGGTTCGTTTTGAACCTAATCCTGGTAAAGGTTTTGAATTTGTCAATAAAATTGTTGGTGGAGTCGTTCCTCGAGAATACGTTCCAGCAGTTCAAAAAGGAATTCAAGAATCTCTTGCTGGCGGTATTTTAGCAGGTTATCAAATTATTGACATCAAAGCTACTTTATTTGATGGTTCTTATCATGATGTTGATTCTTCGGAAATGGCTTTTAAAATTGCTGCTTCCATCGCTTTAAAAGAAACCAAAACTAAAGCCAATCCAGTTATTTTAGAACCGATCATGGATGTTGAAGTAATCACTCCTAATGATTATGTCGGTAGCGTTATTGGGGATTTAACTTCTAGGAGAGGGCGTTTAGAAAACCAAGAATCCCGTGATAATGCAGTTGCTATTAGAGTTTTAGTCCCTCTTTCTGCAATGTTTGGTTATGCTACTATTTTGCGTTCTAATACACAAGGAAGAGCTACTTTTATGATGAAATTTGCAAAATATGAAAAAGCTCCAAAAAGTATTACTGAGGAAATTATTAAAAAACGTACTTAATTTATAAAAATTAAAATCAGAATTTTTTAATATAAAATAGTTGCTATATTTTAAAAAATAAGTTAAAATTTAAATGGCAATAATTGTTAAAAACATTAAACAAAATAAAAAAGGAGGCCTTTTGCAAAATGGCTAATGAAAAATTTATAAGAAATAAACCTCATTTAAATGTTGGAACCATTGGACACGTTGATCACGGAAAAACCACTTTAACAGCTGCCATAACTCAAGTTTTATCTACTCAAGGATTGGCTAAAAGTAAAGCTTATGACCAAATTGATAATGCTCCTGAAGAAAGAGAACGTGGAATTACCATTAAAACTTCTCATGTAGAATATGAAACTTCAAAAAGACATTATGCTCACGTTGATTGTCCAGGTCATGCTGATTATGTTAAAAACATGATTACTGGTGCCGCTCAAATGGATGCTGCTATTTTAGTAGTTTCTGGCGCAGATAGCGTTATGCCTCAAACTAGAGAACACATTTTGTTAGCTCGACAAGTAGGGGTTCCTAAAATTGTTGTTTTTTTAAACAAATGCGATCTTTGTCCTGATGAAGAAATTTTAGAATTAGTTGAAATGGAAGTTCGTGAATTACTATCTAAATATGATTTTCCAGGTGATGACATTCCTATTATTAGAGGATCTGCTTTAAAAGCTTTAGAAGGGGATGCACATTATGTCACTCAAGTTAATGAATTAATTAAAACTTTGGATTCATATATTGAAGATCCAGTGCGTGAAATTGACAAACCTTTTTTAATGCCAGTCGAAGATGTTTTCACTATTACCGGTAGAGGAACAGTGGTTACTGGTAGGGTTGAAAGAGGGCGAGTGAAATCTGGTGATGAAGTAGAGATTATAGGTCTTAAAGATACTAGAAAAACAATTGTAACAGCGGTGGAAATGTTTAAAAAAGACTTAGATTTTGCTCAAGCAGGTGATAATATTGGAGCTTTATTGCGTGGAATTAACCGCGAAGACGTTCAACGTGGTCAAGTATTAGCAAAGCCAGATTCTGTGAAACCTCATTTTCAATTTGTAGCTCAAGTTTATGTTTTAACCAAAGAAGAAGGAGGGCGTCATACTGCCTTTTTTTCACAATACCGTCCTCAATTTTATTTCCGCACCACCGATATTACAGGTGTTGTTGAATTACAAGGTGATGTTAAAATGGTTATGCCAGGAGATAACACCGAATTAACTGTCACTTTAAACAGTCCTATCGCAATCGAAGAAGGAACTAAGTTCTCTATTCGTGAAGGTGGTAAAACAGTTGGTGCCGGATCAGTTTCTAAAATTTTAAAATAATTTTTTGATTATTTCTATATATTTGTTCAATTATTTAAATAAAGCCCTTTTTTAAGGGTTTTTCTTTTTTTTTAAATCCAAATTTTTGAAAATAAAAAAATAAATTAGTTGCAATTAAACGCAAAAAAAGGTAATATATAAATGTACTTATTTATCATTAATCAAAATTTTTTAACTAAAATAAGTATTAAAAATATTAAATTAATGTAAAAAAGGTGGTTTTCAATGAAATCAAATAATAATAACATTATTAAAGTTAATCGTTCGTTTGAAAAAATTCATAATAATTTTCTTTCTTTTTCCGATACAACCGATTATAAACACCAAGCCACACGAAAAGGAATTGCTTTTAAAACTATTTTTCTTTTATTAATTACTACTCTAACTACTGTAGTTTTTTTTAGTTTTTTTAAAACAAGCAAAATTTTTGAAGCATTAATACAATATATGTATTATTTGCTACTGGGTTTATTTTTGATGACTAGTGGGGTTTATCTTATGGCAATGGCCAAGCCACAAACAACCAATATTTTAGCTTGTCTTTTTTCTTTTCTAGAAGGTTTTATTATAGCAATTTTTTTCTATTGTGTTGATCTTTTCTTTAATAATTTATTCGAAATAATTTTTATAGCTCTTTTTGGAACTATAGCTATTTTTTGTTTAATGGCACATACTTATTACAAAGGCGTTTTAAAAGTTACTAATAGATTTAGAACTATTATGCAATATTGTTCAATTGCTTTGTTTCTTTCTTACTTAGTTCGTTTTTTTTTAATGATTTTCATAACTAGCAAATTTGAAGACATATTATATCATAGTCTTTTTGCAATTCCTCTTAGTTTAGCTGTATTAGTTTTTTTATCGATGTATTTAGCTATTCATTTTGATTATACTGAACACATGATTTCACAAGGAATGCCTGAAAAATATGAATGGCAAGTATCTTTAGCTTTCGCTGCTACTTTAATTAGTATTTTTTTAAGAATTGTAAGCATTCTTTTAAGAATCATGGGCAAAGAAAGAAAATAAGACCACTATTTCTAGTGGTCTTATTTTTATAATTTCAAGAAAGGACAAAAGATTGGATTTTTTTTGATTTTTGGTTGCTCCATGAAAAATATAAAATCAAGAAGCTATTAGTATTTTTTTTATGCAAAAAAATAAAAAAAGAAGTTAATTGATAAAAGATGCTTTTGAAAAAATATTTAATATTTCAACTTTATAGCGTTTTTTATGATTGTGGTTACTTCGGCAAAAACTCAAAAAAGAGATTTAATAACAAAATAAGTTAAAATACTTAAATAATCTTAAATTTGTAAAAAAATATTATAAGTAATTATTCGTAAGTTTTTTAGTTTTTGAAATTAATTTTTTAATAAAAAAAAGACCAACTCAAAAGTTGATCTTAATTATTGTTTTTTTTAACTAGTTTGAAATAATAAATTAACACGAGTTCCTAATTGATTTGGTAATTCTTGGGTATTTGTTTTAATTAAATCAATTTTTAATTTTTGAATAATAGATTGACTATCTTTTAACTCCTCTTCGTATTTTTTGCCTTTCATGGCTAAAAAATAACCCCTTTTTTTAATTAAAGGAAAACACCATGGTAAAATAAGAGATAATTTTCCCAAAGCCCTAGTTACCACACAATCATAACTTAAAGTATGTTTTTCGACCCTTTGGTGAAAAAAAAAGATATTTTCCAAAGATAAATATGGAGCTAATTGTTTTAAAAAAATAATTTTTTTTAAAGAAGATTCTATAATTGTAATCCTTAAATGTGGATAGATGATTTTTAAAGGAAAACTAGGAAAACCAGCCCCTGAACCAACATCACAAAGATTTTTAATTTTTTTAAATTCTAGTATTTCTTTTAATATTAAAGAATCATAAAAATGTTTACCATAAACTTCTGATAAAGATGTTAAAGCAGTAAGATTATATTTTTTATTTTCTTGGGTTAAAAATTGATAGTATAAAGAAAACTGTTTTAATTGCTTTTGATCAAGTTTAAATTTGTTTGCTAATAAATTAGTATAAAGCATGTTTTTTTTCCAAATAAATCAACAAAATAGAAATATCCACTTGATTAACTCCTAAAATTCTCGAAGCTTGACCTAAAGTTTCTGGTTTAACAAAAGCTAATTTTTCTTTAGCTTCTTTTGATAAATTTTTAATCTCTAAATAATTAATTTTTTCAGGTATTATTTTACACTCTAATCTTAATAGTTTTTTTGCTTCTTTTTGAGCTTTTGCAATATAACCTTCATATTTGATTTGTATTTCTACTTGTTCATAGACTTTTTGATCCGCTTTTTCTTTTGAAAAATGTTGCAAAACCTTATAGTTCAATTCAGGACGTTTTAACAATTGTAATAATGTTGTTTTGCCAGCAAAAGGTGCAGAATCTAATTTTTTTAAATAAGCTAAATTAGTTTCATTAGCTAAAATTTCACAATTTTGACTAAACCGTAAAATTAATTTAATTTGATCTTTTTTCTTTTGAAAATTTTTATAATTGGTCTCATCAATTAAACCTAGATGATAACTATAATCTTTTAAACGCAAATCAGCATTATCATGTCTTAATAATAAACGAAATTCAGCTCGCGAGGTTAACAAACGATAAGGTTCTTTAGTTCCTTTGGTGATTAAATCATCAATTAAAACTCCAATATAAGCTTCATTTCTTTTTAAAATAAAAGCTGGTTTATTTTCTAATTTTAAAGAAGCATTAATTCCCGCCATTAATCCTTGGCAAGCTGCTTCTTCATAACCGCTAGTTCCATTCATTTGTCCGGCAAAAAAAAGATTAATAATTTTTTTTGTTTCTAGGTTGTGTTTTAATTGGCTCGGATTAAAAGCATCGTATTCAATAGCATAAGCATATTTAGTAATTTGGGAGTTTTGTAAACCAGGAATGGTTTTTAAAATTTCATGTTGTACTTCTTGTGTCATACTAGTTGAAAGTCCTTGCAAATACATTTCATCTAAAGATATACTTTCGGGTTCGATAAAAATTTGATGACTATTTTTATCACAAAAACGTATTACTTTATCCTCAATTGAAGGACAATAACGTGGTCCTGTTCCTTTAATATAACCACCATACATAGCAGATTTTTGAAGATGTTTTTGAATCACTTGATGAGTTTTTTCGTTAGTGTGGGTTAAATAACAAGGTTCTTGTTGTCTTAAATTTTTTATATCGCTATCAAAACTAAATGTTTGTAAATGATTATCACCTAATTGGATTTTAGTTTGACTATAATCAATTGTTGATTTTTTTATTCTTGGTGGTGTTCCTGTTTTCAGTCTAATTATTTCAAAACCTAATTCTTTTAATTGTTGACTAATGCCATAAGTGGTTGGCTTGCCGTTGGGACCAGCTGCTTTTTTGGTTTCTCCAATTAAAATTTGACTTGCTAAATAAGTTCCTGTTGTAATAATTACGGTTTTTCCATAAATTTTTTGACCATCTAACAGACAAACTCCTTGAACTTGATTACCTTTGATTAATAAATTATTAACTAAACCTTCTAATAAAGTTAAATTAGGACTGGATTGTAACATTTTTAAAATAATTTGGGGATATTGTAGTTTATCAATTTGAGCTCTTAAAGCTCTGACAGCAGGACCTTTAGAAAAGTTAAGCATTTTCATTTGGATTTGCGATAAATCGGCTGCTTTGCCCATCACCCCTCCTAAAGCATCTATTTCTCGGACAACTACTCCTTTGGCAGGGCCTCCAATAGAAGGATTACAAGGTAAAGAGGCTACTTCTTTTAAAGAACCCGAAATTAATAAAGTATGATGTTTTTTAGCCAATATTAAAGCTGCTTCAACTCCTGCATGTCCTGCTCCGATAACAATGCTATCATAAATCATTTTAAACCTCTTTTTTTCTTTTGATATGATGGGATTTTTTTAAACATATTTTAAAAATAAAAATAAGTATTAAATATTTTTAAAATATTGTGTCATTATCTCCTTCATTTTTGATTGACACATAAGGAGGCTTATAATTTTTTTGTTTTTCTAGGAGTTCTGCAAAAAAAGATTCTCCTAATTTTTTTTTAATTTCTTCTAATGCTTTTTGTAACTCTTTATCTTTAAAAAAAATTAATTGTTTTTGTTGATTTTTAATCCAATAATTAACGATAAAGCTAACAGTTAATAAAATAACTAAAGGAACGACAAAAAACCATTTTTTTTCTAATTTTTGCCATTTTTGAATTGTTAAAAAAATTAATAATAAAGTAGGGAGTAAAACAAACAAAAAAACAAATTTAATTCTGTTAATTAAACTTATTTCTTTTTGATAAACTCGTATCATGAATGTTAGCCAAAAAACATTTATTTCTTTTTGATACAAAGGTGCAAAATGTTGATAATAGTCTTTGTCAATTAAAAGCCGATAACTTCCTTGATCAGCTGTCCAAATAGCAAATTGTCTTGACTGAAACAAAGTACTGTAATGCTTACTTTGTTCTAAATAATAAAATTCAACTTTGACTAAATCCCCATCCAAAACAACTTCTTCTATTAAAAAAGGTTCCCCTTGTAAAGAATGATAAAAATTAGTTAATAACTGTAACTGTTTTTTCTTCTTTAAAAAAAATAATAAATTCATATAATACCTTAATTTCTTTTGATGGTTATTTTTATCAATTATTAGATTTCTAGTTGATATCTATGTCTTCTTTTATAATTTGTTTATCAGTTACAAACTTAATTATTTTTTCAAATTATTGTTTTAGCTATAAACAATAAACTATTAAATGCAAAATCAAAAAACATAATTTGCCATTTTGACCAATTTTTTTGGTTTATTTTTTATAATATTTTTTTGATTTTTTTATTTATCAAAAATTTTTGAAAAAAACTAAAAAACAAAATTTAAGGTTTAAAATATTCTAATAATAATATATTTTTTTGATTATGATTTTTATTTTTTAGATAAAATAACCTTTTCAAACTTTATTATCCACACAATAAAACAACTTATGGCTGCTTCATTCAAGACCTGACCAAATTCATTCTTTCATTGTTGAACAATAAAGTTTGAAAAAGCTAACTTTTTTTAAATATGTAAAATATATCACCTAACTTTTAAAATAAAATATTAACTAAAACTATGATTTTTTTAATTATTTTATTTATATACCTAAAAAGGGTACACTATTATTATAAACTTTTTTTTAGTTTTTATTGCAAATAAATTTTTTTGAAACTTTTTTTACTCTATTTTTTTGTTTGTTGTTGTATTGTAAATATTTTTAAAAAATACCTCTCAAAAATTAATCATAAAATTTTTATTTTATGTTACAATATTTATTGTTATTTATTGTTATATATAATTTATTGTTATATATACTTTGTTTGAGTAGCTCAGCAGGATAGAGCAACAGCCTTCTAAGCTGTCGGTCGGGGGTTCGAATCCCTTCTCAAACGCCATATATGTTTTTTTATTAATGATTTAACAAAATTTATTTTTATATTCGTTAAAAATTATTTTTCAAAGATTATTTAATTATTATTTTTTTTTAATCAATTTTTTTAAAAATAATTAATTAAAAAAAGGAACTATTAAAATTCATGACTGAATTTTATTTGCAAATTTTTATTTTAATTCTTTTAGCTATATTTATTATTGTGATTATTGTTATAGTATTTGTTTTACGTAAGCTCTTTTTAAAAAACCAACCTTTAGAAAACAATATTCAAGATTTTTTAAAACAATCTTTTTTAGAGTCTGAATTACGAGTTATCGATAGGTTAGATCTTAAAATAAACAATTTAACTCATCAAAGCAAAGATAGTTTAACTAAAGAAATCAAAGACACTCGTCAACATTTGATTAATAATCTTGAAAATTCATTAAAAGTTTTAAGAGAACAAAATGCCAGTGGTTTTCAAGAAGTTCAAAATATTCATAAATTATTGTGTCAAAATGATAAATCGGGTCAAGCAGGAGAATTTTTGTTAACACGCATTTTGGAAAACATCTCGCAAATGAAAGATAAATTAATTTTTGAAAAGCAATTTCTAATGAAGAAACAAACCAACAATGGACAACGTTTAAGAGTCGATGTTATGTGCAAAGGACATGGAAAGTTTATTCAAATTCCAATTGATTCTAAATTTCCTACAACAGATTTTCTCGCATATATTAACGATATCAACAATCAAACAGAATTAAAAAAACGTTTTTTTTCTCATGTAAAAGAAAGAATTAAAGAAGCCCAAAAATACGTTAGCAAAGAAGATAACGCTCCTTATGTAATTATGTTTATTCCGTCTGAAAGTGTTTTTTCTCAAATTAACGCGGATGAAGAAACAATATCATATGCTTTTAAACGTAATGTTATTATTACAAGTCCTTCTATTTTATTAGCTATTTTAAATTCAGTTGATTATTATTTTCAAATTTTTGAAAGTGTTCAGAATAATGAAGAAAAGTTTGTTTGTATTGATAATGTTTTGCAGGCAATGAAAAATTTTGATAAAATATTTTTTAATGACCTAAAAATAGCTTTACAAAAAGTTTTAAATGTTATTGAAGAGTTGGATAAAAAAGAAAGAACTTTACAAAAGCGTTATGAACAATTATTAGAAGTTCGCAAACAGGAAAGTAAAAAAAGATTACAAACTAACCAAAAAGATTAATTTTTTGATATTTTTTTAATGGTTGAATTTAAAAAAATGGGTCTTTGCTATTTTGATTTTTTTATAAATTGTATTTATTAAAATTATTTTGCAAATATTTTTTTTGCTTATTATATAATATTTATGGATACTAAATATTTAAAGATTTAGTATTTTGCCTTTGTTTGTTTAAGTACATATTTAATTTAAAAAAATTAAAGCATTTATGATTGTATTTAAATCTTTCATGGTATTTTTAATTTAAAATTAAAGGATTTTTTGAAATTTTTACATTGAACTCAAAATATAATAGAACTTTTATAATTAGTATTTTAATTTTTTTTACTATCGTTATTTTTTTAAGTTTTTTATTCTTTAATTATCAAGGTTTTTTTGTCGATGAAACATCCAACGATGAAACTGAAGAAATTGTTTCATCAATAACACCAGAACCTCATGTTTCTGATTCTAACATAGACGTTCTTAAAAATAAAATTTTGAATAAATTAGGTGATGTAACCGAAAAAATAATTGATTCAAAGCAGGTAAACAAGCATTTAAATGAACTTCCTAGTAAATTGACTTCTTTTGTATTTAAGGGCAAAAAAACCAAAAATTAAATTTATGAAACTAATTTTTGTATAATATATTAATAATTATTTTTTTTCTTATGAAAGCTAATCTCTTAAGGTTAGCTTTTCAGTTTTTTTATTTTACATCAAAAAAATATTTATTGAGATAAAAATATTGCATTTTTCTATTATTTTATTCAATTAAAATAATTAATCTTTGTTTATAATCTTTTTCTATTTCAGTTTTGTTTGAAAAAAAGATTTTCAAAAAAATATAAATTAATTATTAAAAACCATCTTGAAATTTTATCTTTGTTTATTTGAAATGATATAAAAAAAAGCATTTTACATACAATTTTATTGTCTATAATTGCTTTTTTTATTATAAAATATTATAAAAAAGAAAGGCATAAAAGAAAATGGGCGTGGACTGCAATGATTGTAGTAACATGGTTTTGCTTTCTGTTGTTTTTTTTTCTTTAGGTATTTCAATAGGTTATTTATTTTATTCTTTTTTTAATCGAAAAAAACTAGACCAAGAACAAAACAAATTTAAAAAACAAGTTAAAGAAAAATTAGAAAAATTGGAAAAATATGAAAAAGAATTGATTCGAAATGCCAAAATAGAAATATTTTCGTTAAGAAAAAAAATGGAACATGATTTACATGAAAGAACTAAT includes:
- a CDS encoding Bax inhibitor-1/YccA family membrane protein, which produces MKSNNNNIIKVNRSFEKIHNNFLSFSDTTDYKHQATRKGIAFKTIFLLLITTLTTVVFFSFFKTSKIFEALIQYMYYLLLGLFLMTSGVYLMAMAKPQTTNILACLFSFLEGFIIAIFFYCVDLFFNNLFEIIFIALFGTIAIFCLMAHTYYKGVLKVTNRFRTIMQYCSIALFLSYLVRFFLMIFITSKFEDILYHSLFAIPLSLAVLVFLSMYLAIHFDYTEHMISQGMPEKYEWQVSLAFAATLISIFLRIVSILLRIMGKERK
- the rpsG gene encoding 30S ribosomal protein S7, producing the protein MSRKGHIKKRDVNPDPIYNSKLVTKTINTIMEDGKKGKAQSIFYQALKQVKSTTQRDPLEVFHEALNNIMPVLEVRTRRVGGQNCQIPSEVNPERRQSLGLRWLVKFTKQRNEKTIEEKLAKEIVDASSGHGVSVKKREETHRIAEANKAFAHYRW
- the rsmG gene encoding 16S rRNA (guanine(527)-N(7))-methyltransferase RsmG, with translation MLYTNLLANKFKLDQKQLKQFSLYYQFLTQENKKYNLTALTSLSEVYGKHFYDSLILKEILEFKKIKNLCDVGSGAGFPSFPLKIIYPHLRITIIESSLKKIIFLKQLAPYLSLENIFFFHQRVEKHTLSYDCVVTRALGKLSLILPWCFPLIKKRGYFLAMKGKKYEEELKDSQSIIQKLKIDLIKTNTQELPNQLGTRVNLLFQTS
- the fusA gene encoding elongation factor G — its product is MVRQFTLEKTRNIGIIAHIDAGKTTTTERILFHTGKIHKIGETHDGASQMDWMEQEQERGITITSAATTAFWKDHRINIIDTPGHVDFTVEVSRSLRVLDGAVTVIDAQAGVEPQTETVWRQATEYKVPRIIFVNKMDKVGANFAYAIETLNQKLGVHANPIQWPIGSENDFTGIIDLVQLIAFEYDNSPEEKGKKIEIPSHLKLIAETKRNELIEALSNLDEELMILYLEEKPITVEILKKAIRKATLQASFFPVLCGSSFKNKGIVKMLDAVVDYLPAPCDVVPIVGFDDQNQKITRLNSDKEPFTALAFKVMTDPYVGKLTFFRIYAGIIKAGSYVFNTTKGIKERFGRLLQMHANSREEIKEAYTGDILAVIGLKGTTTGDTLAAEGQTIVLESMNFPEPVIEIAVEPKTKADQDKMGIALSKLAEEDPTFKVFSNHETGQTIIAGMGELHLDIIIERLKREFKVQANTTEPQVAYRETITQETETEGKFIRQSGGRGQYGHVWVRFEPNPGKGFEFVNKIVGGVVPREYVPAVQKGIQESLAGGILAGYQIIDIKATLFDGSYHDVDSSEMAFKIAASIALKETKTKANPVILEPIMDVEVITPNDYVGSVIGDLTSRRGRLENQESRDNAVAIRVLVPLSAMFGYATILRSNTQGRATFMMKFAKYEKAPKSITEEIIKKRT
- the mnmG gene encoding tRNA uridine-5-carboxymethylaminomethyl(34) synthesis enzyme MnmG yields the protein MIYDSIVIGAGHAGVEAALILAKKHHTLLISGSLKEVASLPCNPSIGGPAKGVVVREIDALGGVMGKAADLSQIQMKMLNFSKGPAVRALRAQIDKLQYPQIILKMLQSSPNLTLLEGLVNNLLIKGNQVQGVCLLDGQKIYGKTVIITTGTYLASQILIGETKKAAGPNGKPTTYGISQQLKELGFEIIRLKTGTPPRIKKSTIDYSQTKIQLGDNHLQTFSFDSDIKNLRQQEPCYLTHTNEKTHQVIQKHLQKSAMYGGYIKGTGPRYCPSIEDKVIRFCDKNSHQIFIEPESISLDEMYLQGLSTSMTQEVQHEILKTIPGLQNSQITKYAYAIEYDAFNPSQLKHNLETKKIINLFFAGQMNGTSGYEEAACQGLMAGINASLKLENKPAFILKRNEAYIGVLIDDLITKGTKEPYRLLTSRAEFRLLLRHDNADLRLKDYSYHLGLIDETNYKNFQKKKDQIKLILRFSQNCEILANETNLAYLKKLDSAPFAGKTTLLQLLKRPELNYKVLQHFSKEKADQKVYEQVEIQIKYEGYIAKAQKEAKKLLRLECKIIPEKINYLEIKNLSKEAKEKLAFVKPETLGQASRILGVNQVDISILLIYLEKKHALY
- a CDS encoding DNA recombination protein RmuC, with the translated sequence MTEFYLQIFILILLAIFIIVIIVIVFVLRKLFLKNQPLENNIQDFLKQSFLESELRVIDRLDLKINNLTHQSKDSLTKEIKDTRQHLINNLENSLKVLREQNASGFQEVQNIHKLLCQNDKSGQAGEFLLTRILENISQMKDKLIFEKQFLMKKQTNNGQRLRVDVMCKGHGKFIQIPIDSKFPTTDFLAYINDINNQTELKKRFFSHVKERIKEAQKYVSKEDNAPYVIMFIPSESVFSQINADEETISYAFKRNVIITSPSILLAILNSVDYYFQIFESVQNNEEKFVCIDNVLQAMKNFDKIFFNDLKIALQKVLNVIEELDKKERTLQKRYEQLLEVRKQESKKRLQTNQKD
- the tuf gene encoding elongation factor Tu, giving the protein MANEKFIRNKPHLNVGTIGHVDHGKTTLTAAITQVLSTQGLAKSKAYDQIDNAPEERERGITIKTSHVEYETSKRHYAHVDCPGHADYVKNMITGAAQMDAAILVVSGADSVMPQTREHILLARQVGVPKIVVFLNKCDLCPDEEILELVEMEVRELLSKYDFPGDDIPIIRGSALKALEGDAHYVTQVNELIKTLDSYIEDPVREIDKPFLMPVEDVFTITGRGTVVTGRVERGRVKSGDEVEIIGLKDTRKTIVTAVEMFKKDLDFAQAGDNIGALLRGINREDVQRGQVLAKPDSVKPHFQFVAQVYVLTKEEGGRHTAFFSQYRPQFYFRTTDITGVVELQGDVKMVMPGDNTELTVTLNSPIAIEEGTKFSIREGGKTVGAGSVSKILK